In Aerococcus loyolae, a genomic segment contains:
- a CDS encoding sensor histidine kinase, with product MGLTYLGELFILMMERVGLIVLLAVLLVHFSYFKKLLVQRNSPKRMLSLIILFGFFAILSNLVGIQITSEGLRYSGLLTQISPNTSIANTRSLAIGVSGFVGGPWVGSAVGLLAGVHRFFQGNGSGAFYIASSPLIGFLAGYAGKKSSSNNAYSPFIKPIKGSLVAVGLECVQLVFIGIFSREGWPLVQLIALPMILLNSVGTFIFLSTIVNTLIQEEQARAVQTHDVLALTMKTLPYLRSGLEGLKGEKAQELASMIKESTKVSAVSLTNQSKILAHVGAGIDHHFPSHDVITELSREVIDSGQMRIAHSKNEIGCTHPDCPLEAAIVVPLKSNQKVLGTMKLYFTNPSQLSYVEEQLARGLGAIFSMQLELGEAQLQSKLLQDAEIKSLQAQVNPHFFFNTINTILAVMRFDHDRARQLLLQLTTYFRHNLQASRQTKIPVDKELEHLYAYLSLNDARFPDRYHIELDMPEALNQYLLPPLCIQVLVENAIRHAFPDKKDNNTVVIEIKKLDDKLEIVVADNGVGIDKNQLHRLGKESVESKEGTGTALENLARRIENLYGDQGSFQVANRPTGGARFTLTFPLELANKED from the coding sequence ATGGGACTAACTTATCTCGGTGAACTCTTTATTCTCATGATGGAAAGGGTCGGTTTGATCGTTCTCTTAGCCGTCCTCTTAGTTCACTTCTCGTATTTCAAAAAATTACTGGTACAAAGAAATTCGCCCAAGCGAATGTTATCTTTGATTATTTTATTTGGCTTTTTTGCCATTCTCTCTAACTTAGTCGGTATTCAAATTACTTCAGAAGGCCTTAGGTATTCTGGTTTACTGACCCAGATTTCTCCCAATACTTCTATTGCTAATACCCGGTCCTTAGCCATTGGCGTGTCTGGCTTCGTGGGTGGCCCCTGGGTGGGTAGCGCGGTCGGTTTGCTGGCTGGAGTCCACCGCTTCTTCCAAGGAAATGGTTCAGGAGCTTTTTATATCGCATCTTCTCCGCTCATCGGTTTCTTGGCTGGTTATGCGGGAAAGAAATCTTCCTCCAACAATGCCTATTCGCCCTTTATCAAACCCATCAAAGGCTCCCTCGTCGCGGTGGGCCTAGAATGTGTCCAACTCGTCTTTATTGGGATATTTTCCAGAGAAGGTTGGCCCCTGGTCCAACTGATTGCCCTACCGATGATTCTTTTAAACAGTGTCGGAACCTTCATCTTCCTCTCAACCATTGTCAATACCCTGATTCAAGAAGAACAGGCCCGGGCCGTCCAAACCCATGATGTCTTAGCCCTCACCATGAAGACCCTGCCCTACTTACGGTCGGGCCTTGAAGGACTCAAGGGCGAAAAAGCCCAGGAACTGGCCTCTATGATCAAGGAATCCACCAAGGTTTCAGCGGTCTCTTTGACCAACCAAAGTAAAATCCTAGCCCATGTCGGTGCAGGGATCGACCACCACTTTCCCAGCCACGATGTGATTACTGAGCTTTCCCGAGAGGTCATCGATTCGGGACAAATGCGAATTGCCCACAGTAAGAATGAAATCGGCTGTACCCACCCTGACTGCCCTCTAGAAGCCGCCATTGTGGTGCCTTTGAAATCTAACCAAAAAGTTTTAGGGACGATGAAACTCTACTTCACCAATCCCAGCCAACTTTCCTATGTGGAGGAGCAGTTAGCTCGTGGTTTAGGAGCCATCTTCTCCATGCAGCTGGAACTTGGGGAGGCCCAATTACAAAGTAAGCTGCTCCAAGATGCAGAAATTAAGTCCCTACAGGCTCAAGTAAACCCCCACTTTTTCTTTAATACTATTAACACTATCCTCGCCGTCATGCGCTTTGACCATGACCGGGCAAGGCAGTTATTGCTGCAACTGACCACCTATTTCCGCCATAATCTCCAAGCCAGTCGACAAACCAAGATCCCAGTAGACAAGGAATTAGAACACTTGTATGCCTACCTGTCCTTGAACGATGCCCGTTTTCCTGACCGCTACCATATTGAACTGGACATGCCTGAGGCCCTCAACCAATACCTCCTTCCCCCGCTCTGTATCCAGGTCCTAGTAGAAAACGCCATTCGCCATGCCTTTCCCGACAAGAAGGACAACAATACGGTGGTGATTGAGATCAAGAAGTTGGACGATAAACTGGAAATTGTCGTTGCTGACAATGGCGTAGGAATTGACAAAAACCAACTCCACCGCCTGGGTAAGGAAAGCGTCGAATCGAAAGAAGGCACCGGGACAGCCTTAGAGAATCTAGCCCGGCGGATTGAGAACCTTTACGGAGACCAAGGCAGCTTCCAAGTGGCTAACCGCCCAACTGGAGGCGCTCGCTTTACCCTGACTTTTCCCTTAGAATTAGCTAATAAGGAGGACTAA
- a CDS encoding LytR/AlgR family response regulator transcription factor: MKVLIVDDEQMARQELAYLVKEHDQVSQVKTADSIDQALTMMLDEKPDILFLDIHLEGETGFDLAEKLKAVHNPPYLIFATAYDQYALEAFKANANDYILKPFEESKIHAAIDKYYQSLERASGQVDHDSESKRHEAIPIPSNDRVYLLRPEEIYLVSVQGHTLSIETYDKTYDMAGSLSAIEKKLPKDLFLRTHRSYLINIDQIQEIQPWFNQTYQVTLRNGSKVPVSRSYLKDFKDRLPID, from the coding sequence ATGAAAGTTTTAATTGTTGATGACGAACAAATGGCCCGCCAAGAGCTGGCCTACCTGGTCAAAGAACACGACCAAGTTAGCCAAGTGAAAACCGCCGACAGCATCGACCAGGCGCTCACCATGATGTTGGATGAGAAGCCCGATATTTTATTTCTAGACATCCACTTAGAAGGAGAGACCGGCTTTGACCTGGCAGAAAAGTTGAAAGCCGTTCATAACCCTCCCTATCTCATCTTTGCCACGGCTTATGACCAGTACGCCCTGGAAGCCTTTAAAGCCAATGCCAATGACTATATTTTAAAACCTTTTGAAGAGTCCAAGATCCATGCTGCCATCGACAAGTACTACCAAAGCTTGGAACGGGCCAGCGGTCAAGTCGACCATGACTCAGAGAGTAAGCGCCATGAGGCCATCCCTATTCCAAGTAATGACCGGGTCTACCTGCTCCGTCCTGAAGAAATCTACCTGGTCTCGGTCCAAGGCCACACCCTCAGTATCGAAACTTATGACAAAACCTATGACATGGCGGGGTCTTTAAGCGCTATTGAGAAGAAATTACCCAAGGACCTCTTTTTGAGAACCCACCGTTCTTACCTGATTAATATCGACCAGATCCAAGAAATCCAACCCTGGTTCAACCAGACCTACCAGGTGACCTTGAGAAACGGCAGTAAGGTCCCTGTCTCCCGGTCTTACCTCAAAGATTTCAAGGACCGCCTGCCCATCGATTAA
- the lrgA gene encoding antiholin-like murein hydrolase modulator LrgA: MEKKQTEKQSVKQANFLTQAGIFAVIMLISSYLSKLFPIPMPASVIGLILLFVSLCLGIVKLEQVESLSQKLISILSFLFVPSGISLINSLGIMATSGLQIVFLVIFWTIIAMVFIGYIGEGIEWVRKKVTDSQESSESTYSYGNNTSH; this comes from the coding sequence ATGGAAAAGAAACAAACAGAAAAACAAAGCGTTAAACAAGCAAACTTTCTAACCCAAGCAGGGATCTTCGCAGTAATCATGCTGATTTCAAGCTATCTCTCTAAGCTATTCCCTATTCCTATGCCAGCCTCAGTGATCGGCTTAATCCTACTTTTCGTCAGTCTCTGCCTAGGCATTGTCAAACTGGAACAAGTGGAAAGCCTATCACAAAAATTAATTTCGATTCTTTCCTTCCTCTTTGTCCCTTCTGGGATTTCCTTAATTAATTCCCTGGGGATTATGGCCACTTCCGGCTTACAAATTGTTTTCTTAGTTATCTTCTGGACCATCATAGCTATGGTATTCATCGGTTACATCGGTGAAGGCATTGAATGGGTACGTAAGAAAGTGACTGACTCACAAGAAAGCAGCGAAAGTACTTACTCTTACGGTAACAACACCAGCCACTAG
- the lrgB gene encoding antiholin-like protein LrgB, producing the protein MSAYLGIVISFVAFGIGTWLYNRFNHFFLFTPLFVAMILGIGFLVVTGIPYEAYQPGGKVIMFFLEPATIAFAIPLYKQRKLLVKYWKQIAIMLVGGMALSLVSLGIMAKLVHMDNSIIAALLPQPATTAIALPIAESLGGISSITAAAVIFNAVIVSAVGKGLLEWLHIEDPVARGLALGTTGHTIGAAVGLEMGETEGAMASVAMVVVSVLTVFVVPMIAPLFGI; encoded by the coding sequence ATGTCAGCTTATTTAGGAATTGTTATTTCATTTGTTGCTTTTGGGATTGGGACTTGGTTATATAACCGTTTTAACCATTTCTTCCTCTTTACCCCACTTTTTGTCGCTATGATTTTAGGGATTGGTTTCTTAGTCGTTACCGGCATCCCTTACGAAGCCTATCAACCCGGTGGCAAGGTGATTATGTTCTTCCTCGAACCGGCAACCATTGCCTTTGCCATTCCTCTCTATAAACAAAGAAAGCTACTGGTTAAATACTGGAAACAAATCGCTATTATGTTGGTCGGCGGGATGGCACTCTCCCTGGTTTCCCTAGGGATCATGGCCAAGTTAGTCCATATGGATAACTCCATCATTGCTGCCCTCTTACCACAACCTGCAACCACCGCCATTGCCTTACCAATCGCAGAATCCTTAGGTGGCATCTCCTCCATCACGGCAGCAGCCGTTATCTTTAACGCAGTGATCGTTTCCGCAGTTGGTAAAGGCCTGCTCGAATGGCTCCATATCGAAGATCCCGTTGCCCGTGGCCTTGCCTTAGGGACTACTGGACACACGATTGGCGCGGCAGTTGGTTTAGAAATGGGCGAAACCGAAGGCGCAATGGCCTCTGTTGCTATGGTCGTTGTCAGTGTCTTAACCGTCTTCGTCGTCCCAATGATCGCACCACTCTTTGGTATCTAA
- a CDS encoding MFS transporter encodes MQTDKKQAGLPWLPLMVMLGLVLLAIISELLPSGLLVQMGDDLGVDYGTVSYLVGGYALPAGLLAIPMTQVVTKFDRRPLLLVLTCGFALSNFLVFLAPNFPLAFMGRLIGGASAGTFWSMLGPYAMDMVSSENRGKAGTIALAGSPIGISLGLPLWTRLGQVAGWRIAFLATALAFALLGILAWRILPSIPGQATDSRVKPLDVLKKPGFRVAILVVFLMVMAEYSVYVYIQLISDRLGLALQSSQIFFGVGALLAVWIVARLIDSHLRHLMQGALLAGAIAMFVFLALSGHPVLGLGAMVLWGMSFGPISSLLQNSVIRQVDQGHDVAMSIQTTVFDLSIMGASVMGASFYQGLGLGANLLIAMLLFLGAALVVTVFRQYYE; translated from the coding sequence ATGCAAACAGATAAAAAACAAGCAGGCCTACCCTGGTTGCCGCTCATGGTGATGCTAGGCCTCGTCTTATTAGCTATTATTTCGGAATTATTACCCTCAGGTCTCTTAGTGCAAATGGGGGATGATTTGGGGGTCGATTATGGGACGGTGTCTTACTTGGTGGGAGGCTATGCCCTACCAGCTGGTCTTTTAGCGATTCCTATGACCCAGGTGGTGACCAAGTTTGACCGCCGGCCACTTCTATTAGTCTTGACCTGTGGCTTTGCCTTGTCGAATTTTTTAGTTTTCTTGGCGCCTAATTTTCCCTTGGCTTTCATGGGTCGGTTAATCGGGGGAGCCAGTGCCGGAACATTTTGGTCCATGTTAGGCCCCTATGCCATGGACATGGTTTCTAGTGAAAACCGGGGCAAGGCGGGAACCATTGCTCTAGCCGGGTCACCGATTGGGATTTCTTTGGGCTTACCGCTCTGGACACGTCTGGGGCAAGTGGCTGGGTGGCGGATTGCTTTCTTAGCCACTGCGCTAGCCTTTGCCCTCTTGGGGATACTGGCCTGGCGGATTTTACCTTCGATTCCCGGTCAAGCCACTGACAGCCGGGTGAAACCGCTGGATGTCTTGAAGAAACCGGGCTTTCGCGTGGCCATATTAGTGGTCTTCTTGATGGTAATGGCCGAATACAGTGTCTATGTTTATATTCAATTGATTAGTGACCGTTTGGGTCTCGCCCTACAAAGTTCTCAAATTTTCTTTGGTGTCGGGGCCCTCTTAGCGGTTTGGATTGTGGCCCGCTTGATTGATAGTCACTTAAGACACTTAATGCAAGGGGCCTTGTTAGCGGGGGCAATCGCCATGTTTGTCTTCCTGGCCCTCTCCGGTCATCCTGTCCTTGGACTAGGTGCCATGGTGTTATGGGGGATGAGCTTCGGACCGATTTCTTCTCTCTTACAGAATTCGGTCATCCGGCAAGTCGACCAGGGCCATGACGTCGCCATGTCGATTCAGACCACGGTCTTTGACCTTTCCATTATGGGTGCCAGCGTCATGGGGGCTTCCTTCTACCAAGGCTTGGGTCTAGGTGCTAACCTACTTATTGCCATGCTGCTATTCTTAGGGGCTGCCTTGGTGGTGACTGTCTTTAGACAATATTATGAATAG
- a CDS encoding transglutaminase domain-containing protein, translating to MKKRHVLGLFFSMLLFLWGCDHKQALNWVDDHLVKQEAVTSQVIEESDTQPVESPSEKRSSSVPRESQQEKASQEKGRPQAPSKAEVLRQFKQAPLAGEVQETDYADLLPIVQRQLEQGNYQFVVDVTAPQANGSALFEKLRHDLYGTYYGIVLDYANAYSYQASPNQLKVLLTFRLHHDPAADQAIRNYARNFASQIQGKSDHEKVRLIHDAIIDQAHYYLGEGNEVQGVSIYSPACILSQGTGVCQAYAGLFQMMCDESGVKSLARTGTAYHNAAKDQPIDHAWNLVQVNGKWLGVDTTWDDPVDLNNPQADFKRYDYFLVDLSDTHFADDKIR from the coding sequence ATGAAAAAGAGACACGTGTTAGGCCTGTTTTTCAGCATGCTGCTTTTTTTGTGGGGCTGTGATCATAAGCAGGCCCTCAATTGGGTAGATGACCACTTAGTTAAGCAAGAAGCGGTGACTAGCCAAGTCATTGAAGAGAGTGACACCCAGCCGGTAGAAAGTCCCTCTGAGAAAAGAAGCTCATCAGTCCCTAGAGAAAGCCAGCAGGAGAAGGCTTCCCAAGAGAAGGGTCGGCCGCAAGCCCCAAGCAAGGCTGAAGTTCTCCGGCAATTTAAGCAGGCGCCTTTGGCTGGTGAAGTCCAGGAAACTGATTATGCCGACCTCTTGCCTATTGTCCAGAGGCAATTAGAACAAGGAAATTACCAATTTGTGGTGGACGTGACTGCCCCCCAAGCCAATGGGTCCGCCCTCTTTGAGAAATTGCGTCACGATTTATATGGGACCTATTATGGGATTGTGCTTGACTATGCCAATGCCTATTCCTACCAGGCCAGTCCCAATCAATTGAAGGTCTTACTGACTTTCCGTCTCCATCACGACCCTGCTGCTGACCAGGCTATCCGTAACTATGCGCGAAACTTTGCCAGTCAGATCCAAGGCAAGAGTGACCATGAAAAGGTCCGTCTCATCCATGATGCAATTATCGACCAAGCCCACTACTACCTGGGCGAGGGCAATGAAGTCCAGGGTGTCTCGATCTATTCGCCGGCCTGCATCCTCTCGCAAGGCACCGGGGTCTGTCAGGCTTATGCCGGTCTCTTTCAGATGATGTGTGATGAGAGTGGGGTTAAGTCACTGGCTCGGACCGGAACCGCCTACCACAATGCAGCTAAGGACCAGCCTATTGATCATGCCTGGAACCTGGTCCAAGTCAATGGTAAGTGGCTGGGAGTAGATACTACTTGGGATGATCCCGTGGATCTCAATAATCCCCAAGCCGACTTCAAGCGTTATGACTACTTTTTGGTGGACTTGAGTGATACTCACTTTGCTGACGACAAGATTCGTTAG
- a CDS encoding PspC domain-containing protein: protein MDFNGKRLYRKKYDRTFLGVCGGLGDYFNVDPVIFRIIFVALFLGGSVGFWMYLLMALIIPEEPDSIE, encoded by the coding sequence ATGGATTTTAATGGAAAACGTTTATATCGTAAAAAGTATGACCGCACCTTTTTAGGGGTATGTGGTGGTCTGGGGGATTACTTTAATGTGGATCCTGTCATCTTCCGAATCATCTTCGTTGCCCTTTTCTTAGGCGGGTCGGTCGGTTTTTGGATGTATTTGTTGATGGCTTTAATTATTCCTGAAGAACCTGATTCAATCGAATAA
- a CDS encoding magnesium transporter CorA family protein, producing the protein MAKVKEYGPVDERFTWINLPVDDLDDLLDIGNRYGISEEMLAYASDKNERARLEYDDDTDTLLIIFNIANKKKVNYHYETLPMTFIIRNRVLLTFAHEDNDYVIQLMKHYVHRYPEEGLYKFLFSSLFLIVKEYFPLVEEMDRERNLLTKELRTRTTRKNLFNLSDLETGIAYFRTGARQNEILLEQFRSPSLFKRLDGIDIEELDDAVIEAKQLVEMTELSWQILDRLSDTYNNVLNNNLNETMRILTVLSILLTVPTIVTGFYGMNMDLPFVQSRFAWVFALVISALGWWILARILKRFFDKH; encoded by the coding sequence ATGGCTAAAGTCAAAGAATATGGACCAGTGGACGAACGCTTTACCTGGATCAATTTACCGGTTGATGATTTAGATGACCTTCTCGACATTGGGAATAGATACGGGATTAGTGAAGAAATGTTGGCCTATGCCAGTGACAAGAATGAGCGGGCCCGGCTGGAATACGATGATGACACCGATACCTTACTGATTATTTTTAATATCGCCAATAAGAAGAAGGTCAACTACCACTATGAAACCCTACCGATGACCTTTATCATCCGCAACCGTGTTCTTTTGACCTTTGCCCACGAGGATAATGATTACGTGATCCAGTTGATGAAGCACTATGTTCACCGTTATCCTGAAGAAGGTCTGTACAAGTTTCTTTTCTCTAGTCTGTTTTTGATTGTTAAGGAATACTTTCCCTTAGTTGAAGAGATGGACCGGGAGCGCAATCTCTTAACCAAGGAGCTACGGACCCGGACTACCCGTAAGAACCTCTTCAACTTGTCGGACTTAGAAACGGGGATTGCCTATTTCCGTACCGGGGCCCGGCAGAACGAAATTCTCTTGGAACAATTCCGCTCCCCTTCGCTCTTTAAACGTTTGGATGGGATTGATATTGAGGAATTGGATGACGCGGTCATTGAAGCTAAACAGTTGGTGGAAATGACCGAACTCTCCTGGCAAATCCTGGACCGTCTTTCGGATACCTACAATAACGTCTTGAACAATAACTTGAATGAGACCATGCGGATCCTTACCGTCCTCTCCATCCTCCTCACAGTGCCTACCATTGTGACCGGCTTTTACGGGATGAATATGGACCTGCCCTTTGTCCAAAGCCGCTTCGCCTGGGTGTTTGCCCTAGTTATTTCTGCCTTGGGCTGGTGGATCCTAGCCCGCATCCTAAAACGCTTCTTTGATAAACACTAG
- a CDS encoding ABC transporter substrate-binding protein: MNRKLLKFIVLCSASVSLLLTGCQAGGDSNNQDQASQDSYQVGQTLVTSDLDPLKSSWSLASHGVAEYVYQQDPEGNLYSRYIDELDHVDANTWQATTKNEAKFADGSLVDAPALAACLNEIQEKNPLANATAGKITFTADSDDQLTIQTERPTQVMDSVLGEWTNVVYKRDGDQVIYSGPYQAKNLQSEEKLDLEPNPNYPDSDQRKNVTITAFNDEAAMKSAFQSGELDLVAPISPNLKEQLDKSGEKTQSYDAGYQYFALVNSQRPLLKEAKMREALDLALNREDYLQALKGGRLPSGLFAAIYSFNADVPLEHDTAKAEALLDDMGWKKNDQGQREKDGQALELNVATLSFRQDLVTIGQILSSQLNPLGIKVNVQALDSAEDVKTGSPYDLLLYSQHTAPTGEPSYFLNQFFRSDGADNRFDYSNPAVDQALDQLGQEADPQKRDEIAQSIQETVINDRPVLRLVDPEWHAGIGADLGDYQLYCGDYYIVNPSLGVNK; encoded by the coding sequence ATGAATCGAAAATTATTAAAATTCATCGTCCTTTGCTCTGCCAGCGTATCGCTCTTGCTCACCGGCTGCCAAGCAGGCGGCGACAGTAATAACCAAGACCAAGCGAGTCAAGACAGCTACCAAGTCGGTCAAACGCTGGTCACTAGTGACCTGGACCCCTTAAAATCGAGCTGGTCCTTAGCCAGCCATGGGGTTGCTGAATATGTCTACCAACAGGATCCTGAGGGAAATCTCTATTCCCGCTATATTGATGAACTCGACCATGTCGATGCCAATACCTGGCAGGCCACTACTAAAAACGAAGCCAAATTTGCTGATGGTAGCCTAGTCGATGCACCGGCTTTAGCCGCTTGCTTAAATGAAATTCAAGAAAAGAATCCCCTGGCCAATGCTACTGCCGGTAAGATTACCTTTACCGCTGATAGTGATGACCAGCTCACCATTCAAACTGAACGCCCTACCCAAGTCATGGACTCAGTCCTTGGTGAATGGACCAATGTGGTCTATAAACGCGACGGCGACCAAGTCATCTACTCTGGGCCTTACCAAGCCAAAAACTTACAATCCGAAGAGAAATTAGACTTGGAACCGAACCCCAATTATCCAGACAGTGACCAAAGAAAAAACGTCACGATTACTGCCTTTAACGATGAAGCAGCCATGAAGTCAGCCTTTCAATCAGGTGAACTCGATTTAGTGGCCCCGATTTCACCTAATCTAAAGGAACAATTGGATAAAAGCGGTGAGAAAACTCAGTCCTATGATGCTGGTTACCAATACTTTGCCCTGGTCAATAGCCAAAGACCCCTGCTCAAGGAAGCTAAGATGCGTGAGGCTTTGGACTTGGCTTTAAACCGGGAAGATTACCTACAAGCCCTTAAAGGCGGACGCCTACCAAGTGGTCTCTTTGCCGCCATCTACTCCTTTAATGCAGATGTGCCTTTAGAACATGACACGGCTAAGGCTGAAGCCCTCTTGGATGACATGGGATGGAAGAAAAACGACCAAGGTCAACGAGAAAAAGACGGCCAGGCCTTAGAGCTTAATGTGGCCACCTTATCCTTCCGCCAAGATCTGGTAACCATTGGCCAAATCCTATCTTCCCAGCTCAATCCTTTGGGCATCAAGGTGAATGTCCAAGCCTTAGACAGCGCTGAGGATGTCAAAACCGGGTCCCCTTACGACCTCTTGCTCTACAGTCAACACACCGCTCCAACGGGTGAACCAAGTTACTTCCTCAACCAATTCTTTAGAAGTGATGGAGCGGACAACCGCTTTGATTATAGTAATCCAGCAGTCGACCAAGCACTCGACCAATTAGGCCAAGAAGCTGACCCACAAAAAAGAGATGAAATTGCTCAGTCAATCCAAGAAACAGTGATTAATGACCGCCCCGTTCTCCGTTTAGTTGACCCTGAATGGCATGCAGGAATCGGCGCTGATTTAGGCGATTACCAACTCTATTGTGGCGACTATTACATTGTTAACCCTTCCTTAGGCGTGAATAAATAG
- a CDS encoding ABC transporter permease — MQFKTLAKTLGLLFLMSLFAFFVTRLIPGDPATLYLESKQLAPSPENIRLVQEEFGLDRSLLVQYVQWISHFITGDWGTSFYSSQPIRQEILNRLPASLTVGLGGILLAMLASFYLGFLASLRANGFWDKLSRGFSLLSQAIPSFILIIVFIQITSVRLQWFKFYTEESPWAIVFALVVVALYQIGPLSRIVCRHFEATQKESYIKALVLRGYPLRTALGKYGWQESLYGLLAASLSQMSWVIGGTAVVEYSFGVAGISNYLVHSMQRRDYLVIQSYIMIVGLWMLVVQVIFHYLMKYLRKETTYVS; from the coding sequence ATGCAATTTAAAACCTTGGCCAAAACGCTAGGCTTGCTCTTCTTGATGAGTCTCTTTGCCTTTTTCGTCACTCGCTTAATCCCGGGCGACCCGGCAACGCTCTACTTGGAGTCCAAGCAGCTCGCCCCCAGCCCCGAAAATATTCGACTGGTGCAAGAAGAGTTTGGCTTAGACCGTTCTTTACTGGTCCAATATGTGCAGTGGATCAGTCATTTCATTACTGGCGATTGGGGAACTTCCTTCTACTCAAGTCAACCCATTCGCCAAGAAATACTCAACCGCCTACCGGCTTCTTTAACAGTCGGTTTGGGCGGAATTTTATTAGCGATGCTAGCAAGCTTTTATCTAGGCTTCCTAGCATCGCTTCGTGCTAATGGCTTCTGGGATAAGTTGAGCCGGGGCTTTTCCCTGCTCTCCCAGGCCATCCCAAGCTTTATTTTAATTATTGTCTTTATCCAAATTACCAGTGTCCGCTTACAATGGTTCAAGTTCTACACCGAAGAAAGTCCCTGGGCCATCGTCTTTGCCCTAGTGGTAGTGGCCCTCTATCAAATCGGGCCCCTATCCCGAATTGTTTGCCGCCACTTTGAAGCGACTCAGAAAGAGAGCTATATCAAGGCCCTGGTCCTCCGAGGCTACCCCCTAAGAACCGCCTTGGGAAAATACGGCTGGCAGGAGAGTTTGTACGGCTTACTGGCCGCTTCGCTCTCACAAATGTCTTGGGTTATTGGAGGAACGGCTGTGGTGGAATACTCCTTTGGGGTAGCTGGGATTTCTAATTACCTGGTCCATAGCATGCAGCGGCGAGACTATTTAGTCATCCAGTCCTATATTATGATTGTCGGTTTATGGATGCTAGTGGTCCAAGTGATCTTCCACTATTTAATGAAGTATTTAAGAAAGGAGACGACCTATGTCAGCTAA
- a CDS encoding ABC transporter permease: protein MSAKQKILSGSLLALLLVFLLIPSPDYFQTDMANILAPASQSHWLGTDHLGRDVLALMQAGALRTLTVVAVGGSLSLILGTSLGIIAGYYGGYWKKTILLLAQALLILPSFIMALIITALIGLSPVSAGLVLGIGAMGNYIFQVSALTEELKTEEFIITLKKLGLSHYALIKDHLAKNLQPYILTNLANRLSGMVLSYASLAFIGLGTDIVQPDWGTLLYDYRLYVFERPLLVLAPTLAIFILALLFQALFDRESSLER from the coding sequence ATGTCAGCTAAGCAAAAAATCTTATCCGGGTCGCTCCTGGCCTTATTGCTTGTCTTTTTACTCATTCCTTCACCAGACTATTTTCAAACCGATATGGCCAATATCCTAGCCCCCGCTTCTCAAAGCCACTGGCTGGGAACCGACCACCTGGGTCGCGACGTCCTGGCCTTAATGCAAGCGGGCGCCCTCCGTACCCTAACCGTAGTTGCAGTCGGTGGTAGTCTGTCTTTAATCTTAGGGACCAGCTTAGGGATTATTGCCGGTTATTACGGTGGCTACTGGAAGAAAACCATTCTTCTCCTCGCCCAGGCCCTCCTAATCTTACCGAGCTTTATCATGGCCTTAATTATTACCGCCTTGATTGGCCTGAGCCCAGTTAGCGCTGGCCTGGTCTTAGGGATTGGCGCCATGGGGAACTATATCTTCCAAGTTTCCGCCTTAACGGAAGAGTTAAAGACGGAAGAATTTATTATCACCCTAAAGAAATTAGGTCTATCCCACTATGCCCTCATCAAGGACCATCTGGCGAAAAATTTACAGCCCTATATATTAACCAATTTAGCCAATCGCTTGAGTGGAATGGTCTTAAGTTATGCCAGCCTGGCCTTTATCGGGCTGGGAACTGACATTGTTCAGCCCGACTGGGGGACTCTACTCTACGACTACCGGCTCTATGTCTTCGAGCGCCCCCTACTGGTTCTCGCCCCAACTCTGGCCATTTTTATCTTGGCTTTACTCTTCCAAGCCCTATTTGACCGTGAGTCCAGCTTAGAAAGGTGA